One Arthrobacter sp. StoSoilB19 DNA window includes the following coding sequences:
- a CDS encoding Lrp/AsnC family transcriptional regulator, whose product MRALDGTDTRLLSALAQDPRRTVVALAQKLGLSRNTVQARMAQLEKKHVFLSFERRINPVALGYPLMAFISVHVQQQRLGQLAEDIAAIPEVLEGYGLTGSADLLLRVVARDAEDLFRINGKILACDGVERADTALAMGELIPFRVQPLLDRGSEGA is encoded by the coding sequence ATGCGAGCTTTAGATGGCACTGACACCCGCCTGTTGTCGGCACTCGCGCAGGATCCCCGCCGCACCGTGGTGGCCCTCGCGCAGAAGCTGGGCCTGTCCCGCAATACCGTCCAGGCGCGCATGGCCCAGCTGGAGAAGAAGCACGTCTTCCTGTCCTTTGAACGGCGCATCAATCCCGTGGCCCTGGGGTATCCGCTCATGGCTTTCATCTCCGTCCACGTGCAACAGCAGAGGCTCGGGCAGCTGGCGGAGGACATTGCCGCCATCCCCGAGGTGCTGGAAGGTTACGGGCTGACAGGATCAGCGGACCTGCTGCTGCGCGTGGTGGCCAGGGACGCAGAGGATCTCTTCCGTATCAACGGCAAGATCCTTGCTTGTGATGGCGTGGAGCGGGCTGACACCGCCCTGGCGATGGGTGAGTTGATCCCCTTCCGGGTGCAGCCCCTGCTGGACCGCGGCTCGGAGGGCGCCTAG
- the pdhA gene encoding pyruvate dehydrogenase (acetyl-transferring) E1 component subunit alpha, with the protein MSTDETGPGGAKTPESAKTPGEAGPDLLQLITPSGERISHPEFDFWVRDIADDQLCSLFEDMTVIRRIDVEATALQRQGELALWPPLLGQEAAQIGSGRALRADDFVFSSYRENGVAYCRGVDLTDLLRVWRGNASGGWDPYSINMATPQIIIGAQTLHATGYAMGIQNDGADAVAVTYFGDGATSEGDLNEAMVFAASFQAPVVFFCTNNHWAISEPVRLQSHIQLADRATGFGIPSLRVDGNDVLAVMAATRLALDRARRGGGPTFIEAVSYRMGPHTTADDPTRYRDANELEDWAAKDPISRLAGLLDRKGILTAELQQQVKDKADAVASEMRRGCTTMPDPQPMDIFKHVYSTPNSWLERQQDHYARYLASFGDPDGAVSKEGAR; encoded by the coding sequence GTGTCTACAGACGAAACGGGCCCTGGCGGCGCAAAAACCCCCGAAAGCGCGAAAACCCCCGGCGAAGCCGGACCGGATCTCCTCCAGCTGATCACCCCGTCAGGTGAGCGCATCAGCCACCCGGAGTTTGATTTCTGGGTCCGGGACATTGCCGACGATCAGTTGTGCTCCCTCTTCGAGGACATGACCGTCATCCGCCGGATCGATGTGGAGGCCACGGCCCTGCAGCGGCAGGGTGAACTGGCCCTGTGGCCCCCGCTCCTGGGCCAGGAGGCAGCCCAGATAGGGTCCGGAAGGGCGTTGCGGGCGGACGACTTCGTGTTCTCCAGCTACCGCGAGAACGGAGTGGCGTACTGCCGCGGTGTTGACCTGACCGACCTCCTCCGGGTGTGGCGGGGGAACGCCTCCGGCGGCTGGGACCCGTACAGCATCAACATGGCAACGCCGCAGATCATCATCGGCGCCCAGACCCTGCACGCCACGGGCTACGCCATGGGGATCCAGAATGACGGCGCCGACGCCGTGGCCGTCACCTACTTCGGGGACGGTGCCACCAGTGAGGGCGACCTGAACGAGGCCATGGTGTTCGCCGCCAGCTTCCAGGCCCCGGTGGTGTTTTTCTGCACCAACAACCATTGGGCCATCTCCGAGCCCGTACGGCTGCAGTCCCACATCCAGCTCGCGGACCGGGCCACGGGTTTCGGCATCCCAAGCCTGCGGGTGGACGGAAACGATGTCCTGGCGGTCATGGCTGCCACCCGGCTGGCACTGGACCGGGCCCGTCGCGGCGGCGGCCCCACCTTCATCGAGGCCGTCAGCTACCGCATGGGCCCGCACACCACCGCCGACGATCCCACCCGCTACCGGGACGCCAATGAACTGGAGGACTGGGCCGCCAAGGACCCCATCTCCCGGCTGGCCGGCCTCCTGGACCGGAAGGGGATCCTGACCGCGGAGCTGCAGCAGCAGGTCAAGGACAAAGCCGATGCCGTTGCATCGGAGATGCGCCGCGGATGCACCACCATGCCGGACCCCCAGCCCATGGACATCTTCAAGCACGTCTACAGCACGCCCAATTCCTGGCTGGAACGCCAGCAGGACCATTACGCCCGTTACCTGGCGTCCTTCGGTGACCCCGACGGAGCCGTTTCCAAGGAAGGTGCACGCTGA
- a CDS encoding alpha-ketoacid dehydrogenase subunit beta, producing the protein MTQLTFARAINAGLRKSLENDSKVVLLGEDIGALGGVFRVTDGLQKDFGKHRVVDTPLAESAIVGTAVGLAYRGYRPVVEIQFDGFIYPAFDQIVSQVAKLHYRTRGAVRMPITIRVPFGGGIGSPEHHSESPEAYFTHTSGLRVVTVANPQDAYTVIQQAIACDDPVLYFEPKRRYHDKGEVDESMDPRSALPMDKARVLTDGSDVTLVAYGPLVKTALDAASAAADEGISIEVIDLRSLAPVDYEPVVASVRKTGRLVVTHEAAQSGGLGAEVAASITERCFYHLESAPVRVTGFDIPYPYSKLEMHHLPGLDRILDGVDRALGRPNSLSGLEG; encoded by the coding sequence ATGACCCAGTTGACCTTTGCCCGTGCCATCAATGCCGGGCTGCGCAAGTCGCTGGAAAACGACTCCAAGGTGGTCCTCCTCGGCGAGGACATCGGCGCCCTGGGCGGCGTCTTCCGGGTGACGGACGGCCTGCAAAAAGACTTCGGCAAGCACCGGGTGGTGGACACCCCGCTCGCGGAGTCCGCCATCGTGGGCACCGCCGTAGGCCTGGCCTACCGCGGTTACCGGCCCGTGGTGGAGATCCAGTTCGACGGCTTCATCTACCCGGCGTTCGACCAAATCGTCAGCCAGGTGGCAAAACTCCACTACCGCACCCGCGGGGCGGTCAGGATGCCCATCACCATCAGGGTGCCGTTCGGCGGCGGCATCGGCTCGCCGGAACACCACTCCGAATCCCCGGAAGCTTACTTCACGCACACCTCAGGGCTCCGGGTGGTGACCGTGGCCAACCCGCAGGACGCATACACCGTGATCCAGCAGGCCATCGCCTGCGACGACCCCGTGCTGTACTTCGAACCCAAGCGCCGCTACCACGACAAAGGCGAAGTGGATGAGTCCATGGACCCGCGTTCGGCCCTGCCCATGGACAAGGCCCGCGTCCTGACCGACGGCAGCGACGTCACGCTGGTGGCCTATGGGCCCCTGGTCAAGACGGCCCTGGACGCCGCCTCCGCCGCAGCGGACGAGGGCATCTCCATTGAGGTCATCGACCTGCGCTCGCTGGCGCCCGTGGACTATGAGCCCGTGGTGGCGTCCGTGCGGAAGACCGGGCGCCTGGTGGTGACGCACGAGGCCGCGCAATCCGGCGGGCTGGGCGCGGAAGTGGCGGCCAGCATCACGGAGCGGTGTTTCTACCACCTTGAGTCGGCTCCGGTGCGGGTGACCGGGTTCGACATTCCCTACCCGTACTCCAAGCTGGAAATGCACCACCTGCCGGGCCTGGACCGCATCCTCGATGGCGTGGACCGCGCCCTGGGCCGCCCCAATTCCCTGAGCGGGCTGGAAGGATGA
- a CDS encoding dihydrolipoamide acetyltransferase family protein, whose protein sequence is MSATMIKEFRLPDLGEGLTESEILSWKVAVGDTVSLNQVIAEVETAKAVVELPSPFAGVIKELHEQPGSVVEVGKPIVSFEVPDDAGASPAQVTGAFSPGMGEASVETPNPAETPKREPNLVGYGAVVEGSGRPTRRPRNFAPVEASGNLAPVVEPARPADVQVADVQVGHVQPAERPRSTPPVRKLAKDLGVDLAQVHGTGPGGLITREDVQDFAGHEGEPAAPPAGPVPVAGGTRPGERETRTPIKGVRKFTAAAMVQSAFTAPHATEFLTVDVTPSLELLAKLKNSREFSGIRLTPLTLAAKAVLVAVRRNPALNSRWDQDNQEIVTFNYVNLGIAAATPRGLMVPNIKDADAMALPQLAQALTALAETARAGKTQPADLSGGTISITNIGVFGIDAGTPILNPGEAAILGLGAVRTMPWEYKGEVALRQVLTLSLSFDHRLVDGEQGSRFLADVGAILAEPGMVLTMV, encoded by the coding sequence ATGAGCGCCACCATGATCAAGGAATTCCGGCTCCCCGACCTGGGTGAAGGACTCACGGAGTCCGAAATCCTCAGCTGGAAAGTGGCCGTTGGCGACACCGTCAGCCTGAACCAGGTCATCGCCGAAGTGGAAACCGCCAAGGCCGTGGTGGAGCTCCCGTCGCCGTTTGCCGGCGTCATCAAGGAACTCCACGAACAGCCGGGTTCCGTGGTGGAGGTGGGCAAGCCGATTGTCTCCTTCGAGGTGCCGGACGACGCCGGTGCGTCACCTGCGCAGGTGACCGGCGCCTTTTCGCCGGGGATGGGGGAGGCTTCCGTGGAAACTCCCAACCCAGCGGAGACGCCGAAACGGGAACCCAACCTGGTGGGGTACGGCGCCGTCGTCGAAGGTTCCGGCCGGCCCACGCGGCGGCCTCGGAACTTCGCCCCGGTGGAGGCTTCCGGGAACCTGGCGCCGGTGGTTGAGCCCGCCCGGCCTGCCGATGTCCAGGTTGCCGATGTCCAGGTTGGCCATGTCCAGCCTGCCGAGCGACCCCGGTCCACGCCTCCCGTCCGCAAACTGGCCAAAGACCTGGGAGTTGACCTCGCGCAGGTGCACGGCACAGGTCCCGGCGGGCTGATCACGCGGGAGGACGTCCAGGACTTTGCAGGGCACGAGGGCGAGCCTGCTGCGCCGCCGGCCGGACCCGTGCCGGTAGCCGGTGGAACCCGGCCGGGGGAGCGGGAGACCCGGACTCCCATCAAGGGCGTGCGCAAGTTCACCGCGGCGGCGATGGTGCAGAGCGCCTTCACCGCTCCGCACGCCACCGAATTCCTCACCGTGGATGTCACGCCCAGCCTTGAGTTGCTGGCGAAACTCAAGAACAGCAGGGAGTTCTCCGGAATCAGGCTCACCCCGTTGACGCTCGCTGCCAAGGCCGTCCTGGTGGCCGTGCGGCGGAACCCGGCGCTGAATTCCCGCTGGGACCAGGACAACCAGGAGATCGTCACCTTCAATTACGTGAACCTGGGCATTGCCGCCGCCACGCCCCGCGGACTGATGGTCCCCAACATCAAGGACGCCGACGCCATGGCGCTCCCGCAGCTTGCCCAGGCGCTGACAGCGCTCGCGGAAACCGCCAGGGCTGGCAAGACCCAGCCCGCTGACCTGTCCGGCGGTACCATCTCCATTACCAACATCGGCGTATTTGGCATCGACGCGGGTACCCCCATCCTCAACCCGGGGGAGGCGGCGATCCTGGGCCTGGGGGCGGTGCGGACCATGCCGTGGGAGTACAAGGGCGAGGTGGCACTGCGGCAGGTGCTCACGCTGAGCCTGTCCTTTGACCACCGCCTGGTGGACGGCGAACAGGGGTCCCGGTTCCTGGCCGACGTCGGAGCGATCCTTGCCGAGCCGGGAATGGTCCTCACGATGGTCTGA
- a CDS encoding TetR/AcrR family transcriptional regulator, with protein sequence MQPAPATQPVPTTQSAPTTQRGKAKENRRQALLSAAASLFALNGFNRVSLEDLGAAAGVSGPAVYRHFPGKQAVLADLLVTVSQELLDGGRRVAQSTPNPLAALRQLVEFQVDFALGKPDVIRVQDRDFSNLSEQDQSAVRTLQRSYVEVWVDILGKVHPGIGAAELRMRAHATFGLINSTPHSVRRHGTGLAAGVARPLLERMALAALMVDSAPTAERGA encoded by the coding sequence GTGCAGCCGGCCCCTGCCACCCAGCCCGTTCCCACAACCCAGTCCGCTCCCACAACCCAGCGCGGCAAGGCCAAGGAGAACCGGCGGCAGGCTTTGCTGTCCGCCGCGGCCTCGTTGTTCGCGCTGAATGGCTTCAACCGCGTTTCGCTGGAGGACCTCGGCGCGGCGGCAGGCGTCAGCGGCCCTGCCGTCTACCGCCACTTTCCCGGCAAGCAGGCCGTCCTGGCCGACCTCCTGGTCACCGTGAGCCAGGAATTGCTGGACGGCGGGCGGCGGGTGGCGCAGAGCACGCCCAATCCCCTGGCTGCCCTGCGGCAACTGGTGGAATTCCAGGTGGATTTCGCGCTCGGAAAACCGGACGTAATCCGGGTGCAGGACCGTGACTTCAGCAACTTGTCGGAGCAGGACCAGTCCGCGGTGCGTACCCTGCAGCGCAGCTACGTGGAGGTCTGGGTGGACATCCTGGGCAAGGTGCACCCCGGCATCGGTGCGGCTGAACTGCGCATGCGGGCCCACGCGACATTCGGCCTGATCAACTCCACGCCGCACTCCGTCCGGCGCCACGGCACCGGATTGGCGGCCGGGGTTGCCCGCCCCCTGCTTGAACGGATGGCACTGGCAGCCCTGATGGTGGACAGCGCACCTACAGCCGAACGGGGCGCCTAG
- a CDS encoding carboxyl transferase domain-containing protein produces METLATRLDPASESFRANREAQLSLAGELRKRLADAALGGPQKSRERHVARGKLLPRDRIDQLLDEGSPFLEIAPLAANGMYGDDAPGAGVIAGIGLVHGRQVLVISNDATVKGGTYYPMTVKKHLRAQEVALENGLPCIYLVDSGGAFLPKQDEVFPDRDHFGRIFYNQARLSAAKIPQIAAVMGSCTAGGAYVPAMSDESVIVRNQGTIFLGGPPLVKAAIGEIVTAEELGGGEVHSRVSGVTDHLAENDEHALQIVRDIVSTLPPPAAPAWQVEAAVEPAVDPDGLYGAVPTDVNAPYDVHEVIARLVDGSRFHEFKKDYGTTLVTGFARIHGHPVGIVANNGVLFSESSLKGAHFIELCDQRGIPLLFLQNISGFMVGRDAEQGGIAKNGAKMVTAVATARVPKLTVVIGGSFGAGNYSMCGRAYSPRFLWMWPAARISVMGGNQAASVLATVKRDQYEAAGEDWPADDEEAFKAPIRQQYEDQGSPYYSTARLWDDAVIDPADTRTVLGLALDVVSRTPLPETSFGLFRM; encoded by the coding sequence ATGGAGACCCTGGCCACCCGGCTTGATCCCGCAAGCGAGTCCTTCCGCGCCAACCGGGAAGCGCAGTTGTCGCTCGCCGGCGAACTGCGGAAGAGGCTGGCGGATGCAGCGTTGGGCGGGCCCCAGAAGTCGCGCGAGCGGCACGTGGCCCGCGGCAAGCTCCTGCCGCGGGACCGCATCGACCAGTTGCTGGACGAGGGCAGCCCGTTCCTGGAGATCGCACCGCTGGCCGCCAACGGCATGTACGGCGATGACGCACCCGGTGCCGGAGTCATCGCCGGCATCGGCCTGGTGCACGGCCGGCAGGTCCTGGTCATCTCCAACGACGCCACCGTCAAGGGCGGCACGTACTACCCCATGACCGTGAAGAAGCACCTCCGCGCCCAGGAGGTCGCGCTGGAGAACGGCCTGCCCTGCATCTACCTGGTGGATTCGGGCGGGGCCTTCCTGCCCAAGCAGGACGAGGTCTTCCCGGACAGGGACCACTTTGGCCGGATCTTCTACAACCAGGCGCGTCTCTCAGCCGCCAAAATTCCACAGATCGCTGCCGTGATGGGGTCCTGCACGGCCGGCGGCGCCTATGTCCCCGCCATGAGCGACGAAAGCGTCATCGTCCGGAACCAGGGCACCATCTTCCTGGGCGGACCGCCGCTGGTGAAGGCGGCCATCGGGGAAATCGTGACGGCCGAGGAACTCGGTGGGGGCGAGGTGCACTCCCGGGTCTCGGGTGTGACGGACCACCTGGCCGAAAATGACGAGCACGCCCTGCAGATCGTCAGGGACATCGTCTCCACCCTGCCGCCTCCCGCCGCGCCCGCCTGGCAGGTGGAGGCCGCCGTCGAACCCGCCGTGGACCCGGACGGGCTCTATGGTGCGGTGCCCACGGACGTCAATGCTCCCTACGACGTCCACGAGGTGATTGCCCGGCTGGTGGATGGCAGCAGGTTCCATGAGTTCAAGAAGGACTACGGCACCACGCTGGTCACAGGTTTCGCCCGGATCCACGGGCACCCGGTGGGAATCGTGGCCAACAACGGCGTCCTGTTCAGCGAGTCGTCGCTCAAGGGCGCGCACTTCATTGAACTGTGCGACCAGCGCGGTATCCCCCTGCTGTTCCTGCAGAACATCTCCGGCTTCATGGTGGGCAGGGACGCCGAGCAGGGCGGCATCGCCAAGAACGGCGCCAAGATGGTGACGGCCGTTGCCACCGCGCGGGTCCCCAAGCTGACCGTGGTGATCGGCGGCTCCTTTGGTGCCGGCAACTACTCCATGTGCGGCCGTGCCTACTCGCCGAGGTTCCTGTGGATGTGGCCTGCTGCCCGGATCTCGGTGATGGGCGGCAACCAGGCCGCCAGCGTGCTGGCCACCGTTAAGCGGGACCAGTATGAAGCGGCGGGGGAGGACTGGCCGGCCGATGACGAGGAAGCGTTCAAAGCGCCCATCCGGCAGCAGTACGAGGACCAGGGCAGCCCCTACTACTCCACTGCACGGTTGTGGGACGACGCCGTCATCGATCCCGCCGATACCCGAACCGTCCTGGGCCTGGCGCTCGACGTCGTCTCCCGCACCCCCCTGCCGGAGACCTCCTTCGGCCTCTTCCGGATGTGA
- a CDS encoding biotin carboxylase N-terminal domain-containing protein: MQANTATTGEVPTATADGKPLFGTVLVANRGEIACRVIRTLRQLGIRSVAVYSDADAGARHVREADASVRIGPAVATESYLNADAIVDACRQSGAEAVHPGYGFLSENVDFARALEKAGITFIGPGVEALNVMGDKIRAKNHVAGYGVPVVPGIAKPGMTDSELMEAAAAVGFPLLIKPSAGGGGKGMHAVENQADLPAALATARRVAAAAFGDDTLFLERLVTTPRHIEVQVLADSHGNVIHLGERECSLQRRHQKVIEEAPSPLLEGLPNGPEVRDRIGEAACNAARSVNYVGAGTVEFLVSDDAPDEFFFMEMNTRLQVEHPVTEMVTGIDLVEWQVRIAAGGELTVRQADVELSGHAVEARVYAEVPQKNFLPSTGTVLMLDELPAGTQGRVRVDSSLVEGLELSAHYDPMVSKVIAWAGDRAAALAALDGALAGYTALGIETNVEYLRLLVNDSDVKAGHLDTGLIERKLPGLEFRRIGNPELVAAALFVLSLQAQNTPGPGPGRGPWQGRNGWRLGAAASRRISLGTPDGGVATVQVGGSPNGGAGAVVAVNGGPQHPAALQWSSRQGLELDLDGQRHGYRLAADSTGAAVQPWDNAVPDGPTQLYLGNDGWSCRLDVLTREARLERVLAAIQRQEGAADPEVRSPMPGTVVAVPVADGDAVQAGEVLVSVEAMKMEHHLVAPLAGTVHLATRTGDLVKADQVLATIHPAATGVKTDSTETATDEAAIQGEGA; this comes from the coding sequence ATGCAAGCCAACACAGCTACAACCGGGGAAGTCCCCACCGCAACGGCCGACGGCAAGCCCCTCTTCGGCACCGTGCTGGTGGCCAACCGCGGCGAAATCGCCTGCCGCGTCATTCGGACGCTGCGGCAGCTGGGCATCCGTTCGGTCGCCGTCTACAGCGATGCCGACGCCGGCGCCCGGCACGTGCGCGAAGCCGATGCCTCCGTGCGGATCGGCCCCGCCGTTGCAACCGAAAGCTACCTGAACGCGGACGCCATCGTGGACGCGTGCCGGCAGTCCGGGGCGGAAGCGGTACACCCCGGCTACGGCTTCCTGAGCGAGAACGTGGACTTCGCCAGGGCTCTGGAAAAGGCCGGCATCACGTTCATTGGCCCGGGCGTTGAAGCGCTGAACGTCATGGGTGACAAGATCCGCGCCAAGAACCACGTGGCGGGGTACGGCGTGCCCGTCGTCCCCGGCATTGCCAAGCCCGGCATGACGGACAGCGAACTGATGGAGGCTGCTGCCGCCGTCGGCTTTCCGCTCCTCATCAAGCCGTCCGCGGGCGGCGGCGGCAAGGGGATGCACGCCGTCGAAAACCAGGCGGACCTGCCCGCCGCCCTGGCCACGGCCCGGCGCGTCGCCGCCGCCGCATTCGGCGACGACACCCTGTTCCTGGAGCGCCTGGTGACCACCCCGAGGCACATCGAGGTGCAGGTGCTGGCGGACAGCCACGGCAACGTCATCCACCTCGGCGAGCGCGAATGCTCCCTCCAGCGGCGGCACCAGAAAGTCATCGAGGAAGCCCCGTCGCCCCTGCTCGAGGGCCTGCCCAACGGCCCCGAAGTGCGCGACCGGATTGGCGAGGCCGCCTGCAACGCGGCCCGCAGCGTGAACTACGTGGGCGCCGGGACCGTGGAGTTCCTGGTCTCCGATGACGCGCCGGACGAGTTCTTCTTCATGGAGATGAACACCAGGCTGCAGGTGGAACACCCCGTCACCGAAATGGTCACGGGCATCGACCTGGTGGAATGGCAGGTGCGGATCGCAGCGGGCGGGGAGCTGACCGTCCGCCAGGCGGACGTGGAGCTTTCCGGCCACGCCGTGGAGGCAAGGGTCTACGCTGAGGTGCCCCAAAAGAACTTCCTCCCGTCCACCGGGACCGTGCTGATGCTCGACGAACTGCCCGCCGGCACCCAGGGGCGGGTACGGGTGGACTCCTCGCTGGTGGAAGGCCTGGAACTGTCGGCGCACTACGACCCCATGGTGTCCAAGGTGATCGCCTGGGCCGGGGACCGTGCCGCCGCCCTGGCCGCCCTGGATGGTGCCCTGGCCGGCTACACGGCACTGGGCATCGAGACCAACGTCGAGTACCTGCGGCTCCTGGTCAACGACTCCGACGTCAAGGCAGGGCACCTGGACACCGGGCTGATCGAACGGAAGCTGCCCGGACTGGAATTCCGGCGCATCGGGAACCCCGAACTGGTGGCCGCCGCGCTGTTCGTCCTGTCGCTGCAAGCACAGAACACCCCCGGCCCCGGCCCCGGGCGCGGGCCGTGGCAGGGCAGGAACGGCTGGCGGCTCGGCGCAGCGGCATCACGCCGGATCAGCCTGGGAACGCCCGACGGCGGCGTGGCCACCGTGCAGGTCGGCGGCAGTCCCAATGGGGGAGCCGGAGCCGTGGTCGCCGTCAACGGCGGTCCGCAGCATCCGGCCGCCCTGCAGTGGTCCAGCCGGCAAGGCCTCGAACTTGACCTCGATGGCCAGCGCCACGGCTACCGGCTGGCTGCGGACTCCACAGGGGCTGCCGTCCAACCGTGGGATAACGCGGTGCCCGACGGCCCCACACAGCTCTACCTCGGCAACGACGGCTGGTCCTGCCGCCTGGACGTACTGACCCGGGAGGCGCGGCTGGAACGCGTGCTGGCCGCCATCCAGCGGCAGGAAGGGGCGGCCGACCCGGAGGTGCGCTCGCCGATGCCCGGGACGGTCGTGGCCGTCCCGGTGGCCGACGGGGACGCCGTCCAGGCCGGGGAAGTCCTGGTCTCCGTGGAGGCCATGAAGATGGAGCACCACCTGGTGGCCCCGCTGGCCGGGACGGTCCACCTGGCCACCCGTACCGGTGACCTGGTGAAGGCCGACCAGGTGCTGGCCACCATCCATCCCGCTGCCACCGGCGTAAAAACAGACAGCACAGAAACAGCAACAGACGAAGCTGCAATCCAAGGCGAAGGAGCCTGA
- a CDS encoding acyl-CoA dehydrogenase family protein, with translation MTGFELTEEYRDLSDTVRDFADNVVAPVSAKHDEEHSFPYEVVKQMAEMGLFGLPFPEEYGGMGGDYFALTLALEQLGRVDQSVAITLEAGVSLGAMPVYRFGTDAQKQQWLPMLASGQALAGFGLTEPEAGSDAGGTKTHARREDGNWVINGTKEFITNSGTDITRLVTVTAVTGQQERGDGTVKKDISTILVPTDTPGFKAEKPYNKVGWNASDTHPLTLKDVRVPEANLLGVEGRGYANFLSILDEGRIAIAALATGAAQGCVDLSVKYARERSAFGQNIGKYQAISFKIARMEARAHTARLAYYDAAFRMLAGKPFKTQAAIAKMVAGEAAMDNARDATQVFGGYGFINEFTVARHYRDSKILEVGEGTTEVQLMLIARELGL, from the coding sequence ATGACCGGTTTTGAACTGACCGAGGAATACCGGGACCTCAGCGACACCGTGCGCGATTTCGCGGACAACGTGGTGGCCCCGGTCTCCGCCAAGCACGACGAAGAGCACAGCTTCCCGTACGAAGTGGTGAAGCAGATGGCCGAGATGGGCCTGTTCGGGCTGCCGTTCCCCGAGGAATACGGCGGCATGGGCGGGGACTACTTCGCACTGACCCTCGCCCTGGAACAGCTCGGCCGGGTGGACCAGTCCGTCGCCATCACGCTGGAGGCCGGGGTGTCCCTCGGGGCCATGCCCGTCTACCGCTTCGGCACGGACGCGCAGAAACAGCAGTGGCTGCCCATGCTGGCGTCCGGCCAGGCGCTCGCAGGCTTTGGACTTACCGAGCCCGAGGCCGGTTCGGACGCGGGCGGGACCAAGACCCACGCCCGGCGCGAAGACGGCAACTGGGTCATCAACGGCACCAAGGAGTTCATCACCAACTCCGGAACGGACATCACCCGGCTGGTCACTGTCACTGCCGTAACCGGGCAGCAGGAACGCGGGGACGGGACCGTCAAAAAAGACATCTCCACCATCCTGGTGCCCACCGACACTCCCGGCTTCAAGGCGGAAAAGCCGTACAACAAGGTGGGCTGGAACGCATCGGACACGCACCCCCTGACGCTGAAGGATGTCCGCGTCCCGGAAGCGAACCTGCTGGGCGTGGAAGGCCGCGGCTACGCCAACTTCCTGTCCATCCTGGACGAGGGCCGGATCGCCATTGCGGCGCTGGCCACCGGCGCAGCCCAGGGTTGTGTGGACCTCTCGGTCAAATACGCGAGGGAACGCAGCGCCTTCGGGCAGAACATCGGCAAGTACCAGGCCATTTCGTTCAAGATCGCCCGCATGGAAGCCCGGGCCCACACCGCCCGCCTGGCGTACTACGACGCGGCCTTCCGGATGCTTGCCGGCAAGCCGTTCAAGACCCAGGCGGCCATCGCTAAGATGGTCGCAGGCGAGGCGGCCATGGACAACGCGCGGGATGCCACCCAGGTATTCGGCGGCTATGGCTTCATCAACGAGTTCACCGTGGCGCGCCACTACCGCGATTCCAAGATCCTTGAAGTCGGGGAGGGCACCACGGAGGTCCAGTTGATGCTGATCGCCCGCGAACTGGGTCTGTAG
- a CDS encoding CoA transferase subunit A: protein MIDKVVASADAAVADIPDGASLAVGGFGLCGIPVALIDALHRAGTSGLETVSNNCGVDDWGLGILLRDGRIRRTISSYVGENKEFARQYLAGELEVVLTPQGTLAEKLRAGGAGIPAFYTKAGVGTQVSDGGLPQKYDANGGIAVASAPKEVRSFGGVDYVLEESLTPDFGLVHAWKGDRHGNLVFHATAMNFNPLCAMAGRITIAEVEELVEPGELDPEHIHTPGIFVQRVVLARDGEKRIEKRTVALTAPGPGGRTPGSHQQAGA, encoded by the coding sequence ATGATTGACAAGGTTGTTGCCAGCGCCGACGCGGCGGTTGCGGATATCCCGGACGGCGCCTCGCTGGCGGTGGGCGGGTTCGGCCTTTGCGGAATTCCGGTTGCCCTGATCGACGCCCTGCACCGGGCGGGCACCTCCGGTCTGGAGACCGTCAGCAACAACTGTGGGGTGGACGACTGGGGCCTGGGCATCCTGCTCCGGGACGGGCGTATCCGCCGCACCATCAGCTCCTATGTGGGCGAGAACAAGGAATTTGCGCGCCAATACCTGGCCGGTGAGCTCGAGGTGGTGCTCACACCCCAGGGCACGCTTGCTGAAAAGCTGCGGGCCGGTGGTGCGGGCATTCCGGCCTTCTACACCAAGGCGGGGGTGGGCACGCAGGTGTCCGACGGCGGCCTGCCGCAGAAGTACGACGCCAACGGCGGCATCGCGGTTGCCTCCGCGCCCAAGGAAGTGCGGTCATTCGGCGGCGTGGACTACGTCCTGGAAGAGTCCCTCACGCCGGACTTCGGGCTGGTGCACGCCTGGAAGGGCGACCGCCACGGCAACCTGGTGTTCCATGCCACCGCCATGAACTTCAACCCCCTGTGCGCCATGGCCGGCCGGATCACCATCGCCGAGGTGGAGGAACTCGTGGAGCCCGGCGAACTGGACCCCGAACACATCCACACTCCTGGCATCTTCGTCCAGCGCGTGGTCCTGGCCCGGGACGGGGAGAAGCGGATCGAAAAGCGGACCGTTGCCCTGACGGCGCCGGGCCCAGGAGGAAGAACACCAGGCAGCCACCAGCAGGCAGGAGCATGA